The genome window GAGACCGTGGACAAGGCGAGCCCGAGCGGCCAGATCGTTCACCCCTACGGGCAGACTCACTAACGGCGTTCCAAGCGAAGGCCCCGCGCAGAGCGGTGCCTCGAACGAGCTTCTTGAGAGGAAGAAGCCTGCCCCCGGCTGGGCAGGCTTTTTTGCCTGCGCGGCGCGCTTCCGGCCGAGAGCATCCAACAGGAGATGGGAGCCAAGTCATGAGACCCCACGAAGCCCACGAAATATCCCGAGAATTGCGGGTTCGCAGGATGGACGAAAACGGCGTCGGCCTGGCTCTCGAATGGGCGGCCGCCGAGGGCTGGAACCCGGGTCGTCACGACGCATCATGCTTCTATGCCGCCGATCCCTACGGCTTCTTCCTCGCGGATCTGGACGGCGAACCGGTCGGCTGCATTTCCGCAGTCGCGTATGATGCCGCGTTCGGGTTTCTCGGCCTTTATATCGTCAAGCCGTCTTATCGTGGCCGGGGTTTCGGCCTCAAGCTCTGGGATACGGCGATGGCCTACATGGGCACGCGCAATGTCGGCCTCGATGGCGTCGTTGCGCAGCAGGACAATTACAAAAAGTCCGGCTTCAAGCTCGCCTATCGCAACATGCGGTATCAGGGAACGGGCGGCGGAGCCGAGCCCGCCGGTCTGGTCGAGTTGTCGTCCGTGAGTTTCGACGAGATTTGTCGCTATGATGCAACCGTGTTTCCGGCTCCGCGCGCGCGCCTCCTGCGCCGGTGGATCGATCAGCCGGGAGCGGTGGCGCTTGGCGTATTGAGCGGGCAGAGCCTCGCGGGATATGGCGTCGCGCGCCCGAGCCGCACAGGGTTCAGGATCGGGCCGCTATTCGCCGACGCGGCGCATATCGCGGGAGCGCTTTTCGAAGGGCTGTCATCACGGCTTCGTGGCGAGCCGATCTTTCTCGACACGACCGAGGCCAACCCTCGCAGCGCCGATCTTGCGCAGCGCTACGGCATGGAGCCGATGTTCGAGACGGCGCGCATGTACACAGACGGCGTCCCCGCCGGGCGGAGCGATCGGTGCTTCGGCCTAACAAGCCTTGAGATCGGCTGACCGCCGCTGCTACTACAAAAAGCTGTGCGGATCGACATCGATATGAAGCGTGACGCCTCCGCGCGGCGCATCCACGCTGGCGAGCCACGCCCGCAGATACGCCTGAAGATCGGCCTCGCGCGCGGCCTTCACGAGCAGCCGCTGCCGATGCAATCCACGGATGATCGCGAGCGGCGCCTCTACCGGCCCCAGCACCTGAATGCGTGACGCCTCCGGCGCGGCCAGCGCAAGCGCGCGCGCATACCCTTCCGCATCGTAGCGCGTCTTGCCGGAGACGATCAGCGCCGCGAGCCGCCCGAATGGCGGATAGCCCGCCTCTTCGCGCAAGCCGATTTCCGCCTCGTAGAAAGCCTCGCGGTTGCCGGTGACCAGCGCGCGCATCACCGGATGATCGGGGAAATGCGTCTGGATCAGCCCGCGCCCCGGTGCGCCGAAGCGACCCGCGCGGCCCGTCACCTGATGCAAGAGCTGAAATGTGCGCTCGCCCGCGCGCGGATCGGCGGTGGCGAGGCTCAGATCGCCGTCCACCACGCCGACGAACGACAGTTTCGGGAAGTTGTGCCCCTTCGACACGAGCTGCGTGCCGACGACGATATCGACGTCGCCCTCCGTGATGCGAGTCAGGATTTCGCGCAGCGCCGCTGTCGAGGGCACGAGGTCGCTCGACAGCACCGCGAGCCGCGCCTCGGGCCAGCGGTTCTGCGCCTCCTCGGTCACGCGCTCGATGCCGGGGCCGGACGCGGCGAGCGTCCCCTCGCCGTGGCAAGACGGGCACGCCTTCGGAAACGGCAGCGAGAAACCGCAATGGTGGCAGATGAGCCGCCCGCGCAGGCGATGCTCCACGAGATAGGCCGTGCATTGCGGGCAGGTGAAGCGATGGCCGCAGGCGCGGCACAGCGTCAGCGGCGCATAGCCCCGGCGGTTCAGGAACAGGAGCGCTTGCTCGCCCTTCGCAAGCGCCTCGTTCACCGCGCCGACAAGCGGCTCGCTGATCCACATCCCCCGCTCGGGCGGCACTGCGCGCAGGTCCACCGCCTCGACATCGGGCAGCGCGTTGCCAGAGAAGCGGCCGGGCAGCACCGCATGCCGATAGCGCCCGCGCTGGACGTTCACGATGCTTTCGACGGACGGTGTCGCCGAAGCCAGCACGATGGGAATTTTGCCGAGCGACGCCCGCACTACGGCCATGTCGCGCGCCTGATATGTCACGCGGTCGTCCTGCTTGAAGGATGGGTCGTGTTCTTCGTCCACCACGATAAGGCCGAGGTCCGTGAAGGGCAGGAACAGCGCCGACCGCGCGCCGCACACCACCCGCACCTCGCCCAGCGCCACGCCGCGCCAGACGCGCGCGCGCTCCTTCGGCGAGACGGCGGAGTGCCATTCGCCGGGGCGGCAGCCGAAGCGGCGCTCGAAGCGTTCGAGAAACTGATTCGTGAGCGCGATTTCCGGCAGCAGAATGAGCACCTGTCGTTCGCCGTGCCGCAGCGCTTCCGCCACCGCCTCGAAATACACCTCGGTCTTGCCGGAGCCGGTCACGCCGTCGAGAAGCGTTGCCGAGAAGCCGCCCTCCGCGATGGTTTGCTGAAGCGCACCAGCCGCTGTGAGCTGTGCGTCGCTGAGGCTCGCGAAAGCGAAGTCGGGCCGCGGAGCGAAAGCACGCGTGCGCGGAAGCTCGGCGCGGATGAGCGCGCCCGCTTGCGCCAGACCGTCGATCACCGCAGCGCTGACACCGGCGGCATCCATGAGCCGCTTTTTCGACCACACCGCGCCATCGGCCACGGCGGCCAACACGCGCTGGCGCGCGTCCGTCATGCGCGAGGGCACACCGCTTCCGTTGCGAAAGCCGAAACGCGGCTCCTCCGCCTCGAAAACGAGCCGCGCGCTCATCATCATTTGCAGCACCATGCCCTTCGGCGCGAGCGTGTACTGCGCGACCCAGTCCGCGAAGGCGAGATTGAGCGGCGGCAGTGGGGGCACCTCGTCGAGGCGCGCGAGCACGGGCTTCAGCTTTCGGGGATCGACCGGGCGCGTCGACGCCTCGCGCCACACGACGCCGATGCGTTTCACCGGGCCGAGGGGCACGACCACGAAATCGCCAGGCGCGAGCGTTTCACCTGCGGGCACTTCATATGTGTAAGGTTCGTCGAGGGCGAGCGGGAGCAGCACAGGCACAGTCGCGCGCGTGGACGCGCCGCGAGCGGGCGGCTCGGGCAAATCCGCGTCGAAAAGGGGCAGGTCTGAAGGCGCCATCGCGGGCGAGCTTCGCCGATGCGAGGCAGGATTTCAACCGTTGCCGGGCACAGGCCACCGCGCACGGGCTCCCTCGCAAGCCTCGCGAAATATTCGCGGGTGAAAAGTCGTTCAACAGAAATATTTCGCCACTTGCCTTGTTTCGGACACCGGAAACGGCTATATTCTCACCATCGATCTTGATTGCTGAGCTTGTTTCCGCGCCTGAGCGCGTCCTGACGATCTTTCTGCCAAAATCGATCCTGAACAATCGCTGTTCCAAGTTGGGCAGCGAGGAAAAACTTATGACCGATTGAAAGGAAATCGTCATGAATACTGGCACAGTGAAATTTTTTAACGTGAACAAGGGCTATGGCTTCATTCAACCCGACAGCGGTTCGGCTGACGTCTTCGTTCACATTTCCGCAGTTGAGCGCGCCGGCATGCGCACCATCGTCGAAGGCCAGAAGCTTTCGTTCGAAATCGTGCGTGACGCCCGTTCGGGCAAAAGCTCCGCGGAAAATCTCCAGGCCGCGTAATGCGCCCTGTGTTTTCCTACGGAAAGCAGAAGCGATAGCTGAAGGCTGGGCTCTTGCCCGGCCTTTTGCACTCTTAAGGAAAGAAAACTCATGATTACTAAAGACACATTGTTCGCGCCGCCGCGCAAACCGCAGACGAAAGCGGACATGACCAACACCGCCGCTCGCGCCATCATCGATTCCGAGAGCGCACTCCGTGTGGCGAAGATCGAGAAACTGCGTCAGGCCCGGCTCGAAATGGAAGCGCAGCAGCCTGTTGTTGTTAAAAAGACCCGCGCGAAAGCGGCGACTCGGCAAGTCCGGTTCTGATGCAGCGGCTTCGGCCGCACCGCTTTTGATGACATAAAAGCGCGCTCCAGCTCTTTCGTTTGAGCACCGATCTTCTCGCAAAACCGGCATACACTTTTGCGGATCATGCTCTATCGTCGGTTACTCGACAGAAGCAGGCTCGTTTCCGAGCTTGATATTCCCTTCAACTCGCGGATGCGGCGCAGCACGCGGTCGAAGGTTTCGAGGTCCGGCGTGCGCAACTCCACAACGAAATCCCATCGCCCGTTGGTCGTGTGAATCGCGACGGCTTCGGGAAAACCGCGCAGCGCCTTGTAGATGTGCTCGGTTTTTTCGCCTTCCACCTGAATCAGCATGATCGCGCAGACGGCGTCCGGCTCCGCTTCGCGGCGCAGCGCCACCGTAAAGCCGGTGATAACGCCGTCATGCACGAGCCGGTCGATGCGGTTCTGCACCGTCGCGCGGCTGAGGCCGAGAATCGCGGCAAGCGTCGCCACGGGCATCCGCGCGTTCTCACGCAGGAGCGCGATAAGTCGTCGGTTGGTCTCATCGAGAGGCATGATCTGACACTTTGCTAAGGGGCGCCTGCACTTTGTCAGCTTTTTGGAACGTTTCGCGCAACTTGCCTCCTTTAGACTGGTGAGGTCAACGGCGATTATTTGCATGGAAATTGCATGTTATCGTCGCGAGAGGCAGGATGCCAAAAACGCCAACCTTTTTAATGACCGACGACAGCCATTTCGAGGTGTCGTACAAGATCAATCCCTGGATGACGCCAGAGGAATGGCGCAGGGATGAGGTTAAAAATCGAGCAGAAGCGCGGCACGCTGCCGCATCTTTGGCCGAAGCGTTAAGGCAAACGGGCGCCCGCGTCGTCCATATCGATGGCGCGCCGGGCCTGCCGGACATGGTTTTCCCCGCAAACGCCGCCGTCGTCCTCGACCGCCGCGTGATGGCCGCGCGCTTCCGCTATCCCGAGCGGCAGGGCGAGGAGCGGCACTTCCTCGAAGCATTCGCACGGCTGAAGGACGAAGGCGCCTTCGATGATGTTAGCCAAATGCCGAAAGATTATTGGCAGGAAGGCGCGGGCGACGCGATCTTCGACGCAAACCGCCAGTTTTTCTGGACGGGTTTTGGTCCGCGATCCTCATTCGAGGCGGCGGATGTGCTTCGCGATTTCTTCAATGTTCCGGTCAAGCCGCTAGAACTCGTCTCGGGCCGCTTTTACCATCTCGACACTTGTTTCGTGCCTTTGAGCGGCGGAGAGGTTCTATATTACCCGCAGGCCTTCTCGAAGGCTTCGCTTTCGGTCATCCGCGATCACGTTGCGGCCGACAAGCGCATCGAGGCGAGCGACGAAGACGCGGCGCGCTTCGCCGTGAACGCCGTCAATATCGGGCGCGATATCGTCATGGCGGAGCCAACCGCGCACCTCGCCGACGAGCTTCGCGAGCGCGGTTATTCTGTGGTTCCGCTCAGGCTACGCCCCTTCATCATGTCCGGCGGCGGCGCTTACTGCATGACGCTCCGGCTCGATCTCAAATCCGCTTCGGCAACAAACAGAGGTGAAACCCTATGACGTTCGACACCGCATTCGCTCCGGCGCGCAGCTTCTCCTCGGCCCACGATTTCATCGCGACCGAAAACGAGTTCGGCGCGACCAACTACAAACCGCTCGACGTGGTGTTGAGCCGGGGCGAAGGCGTTTGGGTCTGGGACGTCGAGGGCAACCGCTATCTCGACTGCCTCTCGGGCTATTCCGCGGTCAATCAGGGGCATTGCCACCCGAAAATCCGCGAGGCGATGGTCGAACAGGCGGGCAAGCTCACACTCACGTCGCGCGCCTTCCGCAACGATCAGCTCGCGCCGTTCTTCGAAGAGCTGTGCAAGCTGACGCGGTCGCATCGTGTGCTGCCGATGAACACCGGCGCGGAAGCGGTCGAAACGGCCATCAAGATCGTCCGCAAGTGGGGCTACACCGTCAAGGGCGTGCCGCAGGACAAGGCCGAGATCATCGTCTTCGACAAGAATTTCCATGGCCGCACCACGACCGTCGTGAGCTTTTCGACCGATGAGACCGCGCGCGAAGGCTTCGGCCCGTTCACGCCGGGGTTCAAAATCATTCCATTCGGCGACATCAAGGCGCTTGAAGACGCCGTCACGCCGAACACGGTGGCCGTGCTCATGGAGCCGATCCAGGGCGAGGCGGGCGTGATCATTCCGCCGCCGGGCTATGTGAAGGCCGCGCGCGAGCTTTGCACACGCGAAAAGATTGTCTTCATCCTCGACGAGATCCAGACGGGTCTCGGCCGCACGGGCAAGCTGCTCGCGGAAGAGCATGAGGGCGTCGAAAGCGACATGACGCTGCTCGGCAAGGGTCTGTCGGGCGGGTTCTATCCCGTGTCGGCCGTGCTCTCGACTTCGCGGATCATGGGCGTATTGAAGCCCGGCGAGCATGGCAGCACCTTCGGCGGCAACCCGCTCGCCTGTGCGGTCGCGCGCGCGGCGCTCCGCGTCGTAACCGAAGAAGGCATGGTCGAGAACTCGGCCGCAATGGGCGCGTATTTCAGCGAGGGGCTGAGGGCGATCAACAGCCACGTGGTGAAAGAGATACGCGGGCGCGGCCTGATGATGGCCATCGAACTGCACCCCGACGCGGGCGGCGCACGCCGCTACTGTGCGGCGCTCAAGCATCGCGGCATCCTCTGCAAGGACACGAAGGAGCACACGATTCGCGTGTCGCCGCCGCTCATCATCAAGCGCGCGGAGGTCGATCAGGCGCTTGTGAAGTTCGCCGCCGTGCTGGCGTAGATACGGCGCGCGTCTCGTTGTCCCATTTTCGAATCGAGTGGCCGGGTTAGCCCGGCCATTTTCTTTCCGACTTTCAATACGGTGTGACTTCCGTCGCGCCCGCTGGCCTTGCGCGCTTCACGTTCCTAGGCGCTCTTTGCTTTTTGCGTGGCTTCGCCCACGAGATCCGCGAGATAGAGACCGTATTCCACCTTGCCGAAGAGCCTGGCGCGCTCGGCGAGAGCGTCGAGCCCGATGAAGCCTTTCTGAAAGGCGATTTCTTCAAGGCAGGCGATGTGAAGCCCTTGGCGTTTTTGCAGTGTGCGCACGAATTCGGACGCCTCAAGGAGCGAGTGATGCGTGCCGGTGTCGAGCCAGGCATGGCCGCGGGTGAGGCGCTGGACGTGCAGTTCGCCCCATTCGAGATATGTCCGATTGACATCGGTGATCTCGAGTTCGCCGCGTGGCGAGGGCCGAATGGATTTTGCTATGTCCACGACACGATGGTCGTAAAAATATAGGCCGGTGACCGCCCAGGACGACGTCGGATTTTTCGGCTTTTCCACGATGTCGACGGGTTTGCCCTCCGCATCGAACACGATGACACCGTATCGCTCGGGATCGTGCACAGGGTAAGCGAAAATGGTGGCGCCATTTCTTTTCGATGCGGCTTCGGTCAGCAAGTCGGACAGGCCGCCGCCCACGAAAATATTATCGCCGAGGACGAGAGCCACATTATCATGGCCTATGAACTTCTCGCCGATCAGGAAAGCTTGCGCCAGACCTTCCGGGCGCGCTTGTTCCGCATAGCTGAGGGATATTCCATAGGCACCGCCGTCGCCGAGAAGTTCCTTGAAGAGCGGCAGATGTGCGGGTGTTGAGATCAAAAGGATCTCTCGAATACCGGCAAGCATAAGCACGGAAAGCGGATAGTATATCATCGGCTTGTCGTAGACCGGTAGCAGCTGCTTGCTTACCGATATCGTCGCGGGGTAAAGCCTCGTCCCCGAACCGCCGGCCAGAATAATGCCTTTCATGAAGTGCTTTCCCCCTCAAGACAGTGTTCGACGGTCTCCGCGACAGCGAGTTTCCACGGTCGCGGTGTGATTGCGTAGCTTTCGGTGAGGCGAGCGACGGACAGGCGCGAATTTGCCGGTCGGCGAGCCGGTGTTGGATACTCGGCGGTGGAGATAGGGGCCACGGCAGGTGCCGTATAGCCGTACCGGGTTGCCTGGGCGAAGGCCTCGCAGGCAAGCGCGTACCATGTGGCTTCGCCGCCGTTGACGAAATGGAATGTGCCCGTGGGTGCGGCAGGATCTTCGACAAGACGCATAGCGATCGTTTGCAGGGCGCGGGCAAGGTCGGAGGCAGCCGTCGGGCACCCGAACTGATCTGCTACGATCCTGACGGAAGGACGCTCGCGCCCGATGCGCAGCATCGTCTTGACGAAATTGGTGCGATACGGGCTGAACAGCCATGCCGTGCGCACGATGACCGATCCGGGAAGAATGGCGCGGACCGCCTGCTCGCCGGCTTCCTTGCTGGCGCCATAGACACCGAGCGGAGACACTGCATCGCTTTCGTCATAAAAGCCGTGTCTGCTCCCATCGAAGACGTAGTCGGTCGAGATGTGGATAAGACGGGAACCATGGCGGCGCGCTGCTTCGGCAATGGCGGCCGGGCCCATCGCATTCAGACAGAAGGCGGTGAGTGGGTCGCTCTCGGCCCCGTCGACCTGCGTATAGCCACCCGCGTTGATGATCGCGAGTGGCCTGCAAGCATCAATGTAGGCGGTGATGCTCTCTGTGCTCGAAAGGTCGAGTTCCGATCTGTCCGGAGTCCGCAAACGCAGGCCATCGGGCCACGGCAGCCGCGCCAGTTCGAGGCCCAACTGCCCGCTTCCCCCGGTGATGAGGATCTCCGCGAGGCTCATCCGTGGGCTCTCTTGAGGCCGAGCCGCTCGCCCTTGTAATTTTGGGCGAGGATGTCCTCCCACCAATCTTCGTTTTCCAGATACCACTTCACCGTGGCTTCGATGCCGGCATCGAAACTCTGTTCAGGGCTCCAACCAAGCTCCGCGCGGATCTTGGAGGCATCGATTGCATACCGCGCGTCGTGGCCTGGGCGGTCGGCCACGAATGTAATGAGGTCTGCATAATGCTTGCCGCTGTCCCTCGGCCGCAGAGTGTCGAGCACGGCGCAAATGCGGTGCACGACATCAATGTTCCGCCGCTCCGCGTCGCCGCCGATGTTGTAGGTTTCGCCGGGGGTGCCGCGCTCGAAGACCGTGGTCAGCGCGCGGACATGATCATCGACGTAAAGCCAGTCGCGAATATTCTCCCCGCGCCCGTAGACCGGCAGTGCTTCACCAGCAAGCGCCTTGATGATGCAGAGCGGAATAAGCTTTTCGGGGAATTGGTATGGCCCATAATTGTTGGAGCAGTTCGTGATCAGGATGGGGAGGCCGTATGTATGTCCCCAAGCCGAGACGAGATGATCGGACGCGGCTTTCGATGCAGAATAGGGCGAGCGCGGATCATAGGGCGTTGCTTCGTGAAATTTTCCGGTCTCACCGAGCGAGCCATAGACCTCGTCTGTCGAGACATGGAGGAAGCGGAAGCGGGCACGCCGATCGGTTGGGAGCCTTTCGACATGCGCTTGCGCTGCCTGAAGCAGCCGGAACGTGCCGTTGATATTCGTATCGATGAACGCGACGGGGCCATCGATCGACCGGTCCACGTGAGTTTCCGCCGCGAGATTGATAAAACCATCGGGGTCGAACGTGGCCACCACCCGCTCCAGCAGGGCTGAATCGCAGATGCTGCCATGCACGAAGCTGTAGCGAGGATTGTGGGCCACGCAAGCCAGCGATG of Rhodomicrobium vannielii ATCC 17100 contains these proteins:
- a CDS encoding GNAT family N-acetyltransferase; translation: MRPHEAHEISRELRVRRMDENGVGLALEWAAAEGWNPGRHDASCFYAADPYGFFLADLDGEPVGCISAVAYDAAFGFLGLYIVKPSYRGRGFGLKLWDTAMAYMGTRNVGLDGVVAQQDNYKKSGFKLAYRNMRYQGTGGGAEPAGLVELSSVSFDEICRYDATVFPAPRARLLRRWIDQPGAVALGVLSGQSLAGYGVARPSRTGFRIGPLFADAAHIAGALFEGLSSRLRGEPIFLDTTEANPRSADLAQRYGMEPMFETARMYTDGVPAGRSDRCFGLTSLEIG
- a CDS encoding primosomal protein N', coding for MAPSDLPLFDADLPEPPARGASTRATVPVLLPLALDEPYTYEVPAGETLAPGDFVVVPLGPVKRIGVVWREASTRPVDPRKLKPVLARLDEVPPLPPLNLAFADWVAQYTLAPKGMVLQMMMSARLVFEAEEPRFGFRNGSGVPSRMTDARQRVLAAVADGAVWSKKRLMDAAGVSAAVIDGLAQAGALIRAELPRTRAFAPRPDFAFASLSDAQLTAAGALQQTIAEGGFSATLLDGVTGSGKTEVYFEAVAEALRHGERQVLILLPEIALTNQFLERFERRFGCRPGEWHSAVSPKERARVWRGVALGEVRVVCGARSALFLPFTDLGLIVVDEEHDPSFKQDDRVTYQARDMAVVRASLGKIPIVLASATPSVESIVNVQRGRYRHAVLPGRFSGNALPDVEAVDLRAVPPERGMWISEPLVGAVNEALAKGEQALLFLNRRGYAPLTLCRACGHRFTCPQCTAYLVEHRLRGRLICHHCGFSLPFPKACPSCHGEGTLAASGPGIERVTEEAQNRWPEARLAVLSSDLVPSTAALREILTRITEGDVDIVVGTQLVSKGHNFPKLSFVGVVDGDLSLATADPRAGERTFQLLHQVTGRAGRFGAPGRGLIQTHFPDHPVMRALVTGNREAFYEAEIGLREEAGYPPFGRLAALIVSGKTRYDAEGYARALALAAPEASRIQVLGPVEAPLAIIRGLHRQRLLVKAAREADLQAYLRAWLASVDAPRGGVTLHIDVDPHSFL
- a CDS encoding Lrp/AsnC family transcriptional regulator, producing the protein MPLDETNRRLIALLRENARMPVATLAAILGLSRATVQNRIDRLVHDGVITGFTVALRREAEPDAVCAIMLIQVEGEKTEHIYKALRGFPEAVAIHTTNGRWDFVVELRTPDLETFDRVLRRIRELKGISSSETSLLLSSNRR
- a CDS encoding dimethylarginine dimethylaminohydrolase family protein — translated: MTDDSHFEVSYKINPWMTPEEWRRDEVKNRAEARHAAASLAEALRQTGARVVHIDGAPGLPDMVFPANAAVVLDRRVMAARFRYPERQGEERHFLEAFARLKDEGAFDDVSQMPKDYWQEGAGDAIFDANRQFFWTGFGPRSSFEAADVLRDFFNVPVKPLELVSGRFYHLDTCFVPLSGGEVLYYPQAFSKASLSVIRDHVAADKRIEASDEDAARFAVNAVNIGRDIVMAEPTAHLADELRERGYSVVPLRLRPFIMSGGGAYCMTLRLDLKSASATNRGETL
- the rocD gene encoding ornithine--oxo-acid transaminase, whose protein sequence is MTFDTAFAPARSFSSAHDFIATENEFGATNYKPLDVVLSRGEGVWVWDVEGNRYLDCLSGYSAVNQGHCHPKIREAMVEQAGKLTLTSRAFRNDQLAPFFEELCKLTRSHRVLPMNTGAEAVETAIKIVRKWGYTVKGVPQDKAEIIVFDKNFHGRTTTVVSFSTDETAREGFGPFTPGFKIIPFGDIKALEDAVTPNTVAVLMEPIQGEAGVIIPPPGYVKAARELCTREKIVFILDEIQTGLGRTGKLLAEEHEGVESDMTLLGKGLSGGFYPVSAVLSTSRIMGVLKPGEHGSTFGGNPLACAVARAALRVVTEEGMVENSAAMGAYFSEGLRAINSHVVKEIRGRGLMMAIELHPDAGGARRYCAALKHRGILCKDTKEHTIRVSPPLIIKRAEVDQALVKFAAVLA
- the rfbA gene encoding glucose-1-phosphate thymidylyltransferase RfbA, encoding MKGIILAGGSGTRLYPATISVSKQLLPVYDKPMIYYPLSVLMLAGIREILLISTPAHLPLFKELLGDGGAYGISLSYAEQARPEGLAQAFLIGEKFIGHDNVALVLGDNIFVGGGLSDLLTEAASKRNGATIFAYPVHDPERYGVIVFDAEGKPVDIVEKPKNPTSSWAVTGLYFYDHRVVDIAKSIRPSPRGELEITDVNRTYLEWGELHVQRLTRGHAWLDTGTHHSLLEASEFVRTLQKRQGLHIACLEEIAFQKGFIGLDALAERARLFGKVEYGLYLADLVGEATQKAKSA
- the rfbD gene encoding dTDP-4-dehydrorhamnose reductase codes for the protein MSLAEILITGGSGQLGLELARLPWPDGLRLRTPDRSELDLSSTESITAYIDACRPLAIINAGGYTQVDGAESDPLTAFCLNAMGPAAIAEAARRHGSRLIHISTDYVFDGSRHGFYDESDAVSPLGVYGASKEAGEQAVRAILPGSVIVRTAWLFSPYRTNFVKTMLRIGRERPSVRIVADQFGCPTAASDLARALQTIAMRLVEDPAAPTGTFHFVNGGEATWYALACEAFAQATRYGYTAPAVAPISTAEYPTPARRPANSRLSVARLTESYAITPRPWKLAVAETVEHCLEGESTS
- the rfbB gene encoding dTDP-glucose 4,6-dehydratase, with product MKIIVTGGAGFIGSALVRHLIEETTHTVLNLDKLTYAASLASLACVAHNPRYSFVHGSICDSALLERVVATFDPDGFINLAAETHVDRSIDGPVAFIDTNINGTFRLLQAAQAHVERLPTDRRARFRFLHVSTDEVYGSLGETGKFHEATPYDPRSPYSASKAASDHLVSAWGHTYGLPILITNCSNNYGPYQFPEKLIPLCIIKALAGEALPVYGRGENIRDWLYVDDHVRALTTVFERGTPGETYNIGGDAERRNIDVVHRICAVLDTLRPRDSGKHYADLITFVADRPGHDARYAIDASKIRAELGWSPEQSFDAGIEATVKWYLENEDWWEDILAQNYKGERLGLKRAHG